Proteins from one Calditrichota bacterium genomic window:
- a CDS encoding TonB-dependent receptor translates to MNIFTKLKEFLFVAAILCAQNLFAQTTGKIAGNVFDAVTDEALVGANVLVEGTAMGASVALDGSFFIINVPPGTYTISIEMIGYKSFKVEKLRVSVNRTAFVEANLELAVIEGEVIVVQAEKIATKKDQTSSMRTVSSEQMDLLPVENVGAVVAMQAGVVNGHFRGGRSNEVTYMVDGLQVDESFSGEGRTVELETQSIEDLEVITGTFNAEYGRAMSGVVNAVTKSGGDELKGTININSGTYITGNTNKFIGLDEVDYARNKDFTASLSGPVLPGKLFFFTNVRYQDRKNHLNGIRRYNVDDYSNYSSAEEELWYTEHTGDNKYEPMNDAINFSLLGKLTYNFSNAIKTSLLFTRNDDEWNGYNHGYKYNPNGVPTAYRETNMLSLQWSHSLGNEAFYQLNLSSIDNTGSWYLYENPLNKNYVHQGYSQSSEYTGFVSGGQQKGHSIRNSKNLNAKLDFTWQANKNHSLKVGLLFIQHDINNQASSVRDSLVDFGLEGANEILITEKGVEFPNYAPYLPGNETIYGDIYKVKPFEFGAYIQDKMEVEEMVINFGLRVDYFNPKTVYPTDRRNPDNNPQLSPTEYVDADEKIQISPRFGLAYQLGKKAVLRFSYGHFFQMPPMFALFQNNSFFLSPNDYQTTMGNAQLKAQKTIKYEMGLWQELFDGFGLEVALYYQDIYDLLSTKVITTYNQVEYGLYTNKDYGNSKGLEIKLDYKKNNLSAFLNYTLMFTRGNSDNPSQNYSRAGSNIDPVNRLIVMSWDQRHTLNGTVGYYTGSWGTTITGYYNSGSPYTWAPISLNPLVDINLPPNNDYRPARLSVDLNSYYKWNLDNNITLQLNLSIFNLLDELNENSVYSTTGRANTIIPDAASRDAHREDFNDYFDQFRNPAQYDAPRYVKLGLGVIF, encoded by the coding sequence ATGAATATCTTTACAAAATTAAAAGAGTTTCTATTTGTTGCTGCAATACTTTGTGCACAAAACCTATTTGCTCAAACTACCGGAAAAATTGCAGGAAACGTTTTTGATGCGGTTACCGATGAAGCCTTAGTGGGCGCTAATGTTCTTGTTGAAGGAACTGCAATGGGTGCTTCAGTTGCGCTCGATGGTTCCTTTTTTATCATTAATGTTCCACCCGGCACATATACCATTTCAATCGAAATGATTGGTTATAAAAGCTTCAAAGTTGAGAAGCTTCGGGTCTCAGTAAACCGCACAGCATTTGTGGAGGCAAACCTTGAATTAGCTGTAATTGAAGGTGAAGTAATTGTTGTTCAGGCAGAAAAAATAGCCACAAAAAAAGATCAGACAAGCTCTATGAGAACAGTTTCATCTGAGCAAATGGATCTATTACCGGTTGAAAATGTTGGTGCTGTAGTTGCAATGCAGGCCGGGGTTGTAAACGGGCATTTTCGCGGTGGAAGAAGTAACGAAGTAACCTACATGGTAGACGGCTTGCAAGTGGATGAGTCTTTTTCTGGTGAAGGAAGAACTGTTGAGCTGGAAACCCAATCAATAGAAGACCTTGAAGTAATTACGGGCACATTTAATGCTGAATATGGTCGCGCAATGAGTGGGGTTGTAAACGCGGTTACTAAAAGTGGTGGAGACGAGTTAAAGGGAACGATTAATATAAATTCCGGAACATACATTACCGGAAATACAAACAAGTTTATTGGATTAGATGAAGTAGACTATGCTCGAAATAAGGACTTCACAGCATCACTTAGCGGCCCGGTCTTACCAGGAAAACTTTTCTTTTTCACAAACGTTCGCTATCAGGACCGGAAGAACCACCTTAATGGAATACGCAGGTATAATGTAGACGATTATAGTAATTACAGCAGTGCTGAAGAGGAGCTTTGGTATACCGAACATACCGGTGATAATAAGTATGAGCCCATGAACGACGCCATAAACTTTTCACTTCTGGGTAAATTAACTTATAACTTTTCAAACGCCATTAAAACATCATTGCTGTTTACACGAAACGATGATGAGTGGAACGGTTACAATCATGGATATAAATATAATCCAAATGGAGTACCCACCGCATATCGTGAAACAAACATGCTTTCTTTGCAATGGAGCCACAGTCTTGGTAACGAGGCCTTTTATCAACTCAATCTTTCGAGTATTGATAACACAGGATCCTGGTACTTATATGAAAATCCCTTAAACAAAAATTATGTGCACCAAGGATATAGCCAGAGTTCTGAGTATACAGGATTTGTTTCAGGTGGGCAGCAAAAAGGGCACAGTATTAGGAATTCAAAAAATTTAAATGCAAAACTTGACTTTACCTGGCAGGCAAATAAAAATCATAGTTTAAAGGTCGGCTTGTTATTTATCCAGCATGATATAAATAATCAAGCAAGTTCAGTTCGCGACAGCCTGGTTGATTTTGGATTAGAAGGGGCGAATGAGATTCTAATTACCGAAAAGGGTGTTGAGTTTCCAAATTATGCGCCTTATCTCCCAGGCAATGAAACAATTTATGGTGATATTTATAAAGTAAAACCTTTTGAGTTTGGGGCATACATACAGGATAAAATGGAAGTAGAAGAAATGGTGATCAATTTTGGTTTGCGGGTTGATTACTTTAATCCAAAAACTGTTTATCCTACAGACCGAAGAAACCCGGATAATAATCCACAACTATCACCAACAGAATATGTTGATGCTGACGAAAAAATTCAGATAAGTCCGCGTTTTGGATTGGCCTATCAGTTAGGAAAAAAAGCAGTTCTTCGTTTTAGCTACGGCCACTTTTTTCAAATGCCTCCAATGTTTGCCTTGTTTCAGAATAACTCCTTTTTTCTTTCACCAAATGATTATCAAACAACAATGGGCAATGCCCAGCTGAAGGCGCAGAAAACTATAAAATACGAAATGGGATTGTGGCAAGAGCTGTTTGATGGGTTTGGTTTGGAAGTAGCTTTATACTATCAGGATATTTATGATTTGCTAAGTACTAAAGTTATTACAACATACAATCAGGTTGAATATGGGCTATACACAAATAAAGATTATGGTAATTCAAAAGGGTTAGAAATTAAGTTGGATTACAAAAAGAATAATTTATCGGCATTTTTAAATTACACTCTTATGTTTACAAGAGGTAATTCGGATAATCCATCACAAAATTATAGCCGTGCCGGTAGCAATATCGATCCGGTAAACCGCTTGATTGTGATGAGCTGGGACCAACGCCATACTCTTAATGGAACGGTTGGATATTATACAGGAAGTTGGGGAACAACAATAACGGGATACTATAATTCCGGCTCACCTTATACTTGGGCACCGATAAGCCTAAATCCATTAGTTGATATTAATCTTCCTCCAAATAATGATTACCGTCCTGCACGTTTAAGTGTCGATCTAAATAGTTATTATAAATGGAATTTAGACAACAACATAACATTACAACTTAATCTAAGTATTTTTAATTTGTTAGATGAGCTTAATGAAAATAGTGTTTATAGCACAACCGGTCGTGCAAATACAATTATACCCGATGCGGCCTCCCGAGATGCACACCGTGAAGATTTTAATGATTATTTTGATCAGTTTAGAAATCCGGCGCAATATGATGCCCCACGTTATGTAAAACTGGGCTTGGGTGTAATATTTTAA
- a CDS encoding T9SS type A sorting domain-containing protein, translating into MRKTFLLLFLFIVPGFLMAQQVIQSFDTALDTSYWGHEISVAADSTKGFVNYSLEETEVQFGSGAQLNEYSAHNIEPWGGYSKIEYVAPGAEVMDWSAYDSVSFWYNNITPQDLTGRIHLRFELYDVSDVPDTTSDASATEFYYSFHYILDNAPGWNEIKMPLVDGRAIPELDEWGGEAFNRTGWSGVVGNDKLDKDKIKGFAFEFSISGDGNGDVGMGAIILDHLTLKGSKNALAGSNPGFEMGLDGWDFAEGGGYRELRTEGAAQGDNFMEIGVNDNAWAVSWHDSIPATAGATYIMSALIKDVSADDFTDGYALLKLEAKDAANNLITDFGGDQIQNPGREWGTFSTQQTMPAGTHYITVVVGATKWTGDGLPAAYGFDEITLLNLGVADTVASDPPANVNAAPDAANHFNLVIWEDVPGESGEIYTVYASENPITDLNAEGVELIASSVDEDIQSTVHYLRYPLKDKSVDYYYAVTCTDASANVSEPGVSTSATTNMAEGVPTFAEMPPAGFVADGDITEWENSGIVPFVITPETDYAFQSVTDANDLTGTIYLAFDDANLYFFADVVDDVHNYGDGNWWDQDAFQMFFGLYNQTSIHTGVLRGDEPDFIIYSNEAGLNRDNPNGVQLYTPAHDNYYFEQFGGADYVVEAKIPFDSLYADGDGIFTPMRGMRIPLELYFHDNDGSWEGNLGISPNASDLQWQTVEQWTYTWIGDTNAVVTAVEDEIGKVAGSFALKQNYPNPFNPTTTIEYHVATAGNVKLTVFNLLGQQVEVLLDARHTAGTHFIKFDATNFASGVYFYKIESGDFVQTKKMLIVK; encoded by the coding sequence ATGAGAAAGACTTTTTTACTGTTGTTTTTGTTTATCGTGCCTGGTTTTTTAATGGCACAGCAAGTAATTCAATCTTTTGATACAGCACTTGATACTTCTTACTGGGGACATGAAATCTCAGTAGCAGCTGATTCAACAAAGGGTTTTGTAAATTATTCACTTGAAGAAACCGAAGTACAATTCGGTTCAGGAGCTCAGTTAAATGAGTATAGTGCCCATAATATTGAACCATGGGGCGGCTATTCAAAAATTGAGTATGTAGCACCTGGAGCAGAAGTAATGGATTGGTCAGCTTATGATAGTGTCAGTTTTTGGTACAACAATATTACGCCGCAGGACTTAACAGGACGTATTCATTTACGTTTTGAGCTCTATGATGTGAGCGATGTACCTGACACAACATCTGATGCTAGTGCTACAGAGTTCTATTATTCGTTCCATTATATTTTAGATAACGCGCCGGGTTGGAATGAAATTAAAATGCCACTTGTAGATGGACGCGCAATTCCAGAATTAGACGAATGGGGTGGTGAAGCGTTTAACAGAACAGGTTGGAGTGGTGTAGTTGGTAACGATAAGCTAGACAAAGACAAGATTAAGGGCTTTGCTTTTGAATTCTCTATAAGCGGTGATGGAAATGGTGACGTTGGTATGGGTGCAATTATACTCGATCACCTAACCTTAAAAGGATCTAAAAATGCACTAGCCGGAAGTAATCCTGGTTTTGAAATGGGATTAGACGGCTGGGATTTTGCAGAAGGTGGTGGTTATCGTGAGCTGAGAACAGAAGGTGCAGCACAAGGTGATAACTTTATGGAAATTGGTGTGAATGATAATGCCTGGGCAGTTTCATGGCATGATTCTATTCCTGCAACAGCGGGCGCTACATATATAATGAGTGCATTAATCAAGGATGTTTCTGCAGACGATTTTACAGATGGTTACGCGTTATTGAAACTTGAAGCTAAAGATGCTGCAAATAACCTTATTACTGATTTTGGCGGTGACCAGATCCAAAATCCAGGCAGAGAATGGGGAACCTTTTCTACACAGCAAACGATGCCTGCCGGAACCCATTACATAACAGTTGTTGTTGGAGCAACAAAATGGACAGGTGACGGCTTACCTGCAGCTTATGGATTTGACGAAATTACATTATTAAATCTCGGAGTTGCAGACACTGTAGCATCGGATCCACCTGCAAATGTAAATGCAGCCCCGGATGCAGCTAACCATTTTAACCTGGTTATTTGGGAAGACGTACCTGGCGAATCCGGTGAAATTTACACCGTATATGCTAGTGAAAACCCGATAACAGACTTAAATGCTGAAGGGGTGGAATTAATAGCTAGCTCAGTTGACGAAGATATACAAAGTACAGTACACTATTTGCGGTATCCATTAAAAGATAAAAGTGTAGATTATTACTATGCTGTTACATGTACAGATGCTTCGGCCAATGTTAGTGAGCCTGGTGTATCTACATCGGCAACAACAAATATGGCAGAAGGCGTACCTACATTTGCTGAAATGCCACCTGCAGGTTTTGTAGCTGATGGCGATATAACTGAATGGGAAAATTCAGGTATCGTACCTTTCGTAATTACTCCGGAAACAGATTATGCATTCCAATCAGTTACAGATGCCAATGACCTTACAGGTACAATCTATCTTGCTTTTGATGATGCAAACCTTTATTTCTTTGCTGATGTTGTTGATGATGTTCATAATTATGGTGATGGAAACTGGTGGGATCAGGATGCATTCCAGATGTTTTTTGGATTGTATAATCAAACATCAATTCATACCGGTGTACTTCGTGGCGATGAGCCTGATTTCATAATCTACAGCAATGAAGCTGGACTTAACCGCGATAATCCAAATGGTGTTCAACTTTATACACCTGCACATGATAATTATTATTTTGAGCAATTTGGCGGAGCTGATTATGTAGTTGAAGCAAAAATTCCTTTTGACTCACTTTATGCTGATGGCGATGGGATTTTTACACCAATGCGCGGAATGCGTATTCCATTGGAACTTTATTTCCATGATAATGATGGAAGCTGGGAAGGAAACCTTGGTATTTCTCCAAACGCAAGTGACCTTCAATGGCAAACAGTTGAACAATGGACTTACACTTGGATTGGTGATACGAATGCAGTAGTTACTGCTGTTGAAGATGAAATTGGCAAAGTTGCCGGCTCATTTGCATTGAAGCAAAACTATCCAAATCCATTTAACCCAACTACAACAATTGAATACCATGTTGCCACAGCCGGCAATGTTAAGTTAACTGTATTCAATTTACTTGGACAGCAGGTAGAGGTTTTACTGGATGCACGTCATACTGCCGGAACTCATTTTATAAAGTTTGATGCTACTAATTTTGCCAGTGGTGTTTATTTCTATAAAATAGAATCTGGTGATTTTGTTCAAACAAAGAAAATGCTAATAGTTAAGTAA
- a CDS encoding sodium/solute symporter (Members of the Solute:Sodium Symporter (SSS), TC 2.A.21 as described in tcdb.org, catalyze solute:Na+ symport. Known solutes for members of the family include sugars, amino acids, nucleosides, inositols, vitamins, urea or anions, depending on the system.), which translates to MNSFSDLDFTIILFYFALIMFAGFYFARKDDDCVSSYFLAGRNMGWFAIGASLFATNISSEHFVGLAGSGAASGLVVGHFEWMAVFALIILGWVFAPIFIRTGVFTVPEFLEKRFNKASRFYLASISIVVYITSKISVMLYAGGLLLQELLGWDFYTSAIVMVVFTGIYTIVGGLRSVIYTGVIQTVFMLAGAIILTVFGLQEVGGIQGLQDKLPSEYFSMYRPMSDPDFPWTGILFGAPILGIWYWCMDQYIVQRVLAAKNITHAQGATLLAGFLKTTPVFLMVIPGMIAVALFPMANGDNAFVTLVSELTLPSGMRGMILAGLLAALMSSLSAVFNSSATIFTMDFYKYFFPESSERKLVLVGRLSAILVVIAGILWVPLTQMFDAHIYIYMQSVQAYISPPITAVFIFGVFSIRVNGEGAKAALLIGGIIGLLRFVFELYNDIVGIENAFIKIFVNINFLHFAVFLFIISSVVLYARSFVENKIPTSVSPYIFSIKGLSGEGANPISFSRSKWLRLNGFISLFLIIVVIGLWQSFI; encoded by the coding sequence GTGAACAGCTTTTCTGATTTAGATTTTACAATAATTCTGTTTTATTTTGCTTTGATTATGTTTGCCGGCTTTTATTTTGCCCGCAAAGATGATGATTGTGTGAGTAGCTATTTCCTGGCCGGAAGGAATATGGGCTGGTTTGCTATAGGAGCATCCTTATTTGCAACAAATATTTCCAGTGAACACTTTGTAGGGTTAGCTGGCTCTGGTGCTGCAAGCGGTTTGGTAGTTGGACATTTTGAATGGATGGCAGTATTTGCTTTAATTATTCTTGGGTGGGTTTTTGCTCCTATTTTTATCCGCACGGGTGTTTTTACCGTACCGGAGTTTCTTGAAAAACGTTTTAATAAAGCCAGTCGTTTCTACCTGGCATCTATCTCAATTGTCGTTTACATCACATCTAAAATATCTGTAATGCTTTATGCAGGAGGTCTGCTTCTTCAAGAATTATTGGGCTGGGATTTTTATACTTCAGCCATAGTTATGGTTGTCTTTACTGGCATTTATACTATAGTAGGTGGACTCAGATCTGTAATTTATACCGGCGTGATTCAAACAGTGTTTATGCTTGCCGGAGCAATCATTCTTACCGTTTTTGGTTTGCAGGAAGTTGGCGGCATTCAGGGATTACAAGACAAGCTACCTTCCGAGTATTTTTCAATGTACCGCCCAATGTCAGATCCGGATTTCCCATGGACCGGAATCCTGTTTGGTGCCCCAATTTTAGGTATCTGGTATTGGTGTATGGATCAATATATTGTACAGCGGGTTTTGGCCGCAAAAAATATTACACATGCGCAGGGAGCAACACTTTTAGCAGGATTTTTAAAAACAACGCCTGTCTTTTTAATGGTTATTCCGGGAATGATTGCGGTAGCACTTTTTCCTATGGCAAATGGTGATAATGCTTTTGTAACGCTTGTTAGTGAACTCACCTTACCGTCAGGAATGCGGGGAATGATTCTGGCAGGTTTATTGGCTGCATTGATGTCATCTCTTTCTGCTGTATTTAACAGCAGCGCTACTATATTTACAATGGATTTTTACAAATACTTTTTTCCCGAATCAAGTGAACGAAAACTTGTTCTCGTTGGGCGCCTATCAGCTATTTTAGTGGTAATCGCCGGGATTTTATGGGTACCATTAACCCAAATGTTCGATGCCCACATCTATATATATATGCAAAGTGTTCAGGCTTACATCAGTCCACCTATAACAGCGGTTTTTATATTTGGCGTTTTTAGCATCCGTGTAAATGGCGAAGGAGCCAAAGCAGCGCTTTTAATTGGTGGCATAATTGGACTGTTACGTTTTGTGTTTGAATTATATAATGATATAGTTGGCATAGAAAATGCATTTATCAAAATATTCGTGAATATAAATTTTCTACATTTTGCAGTTTTTCTCTTTATTATTTCATCCGTGGTTCTATATGCAAGAAGTTTTGTTGAAAACAAAATACCAACGAGTGTGTCGCCATATATATTTTCAATAAAGGGGCTTTCTGGCGAAGGAGCAAATCCAATAAGTTTTTCTAGAAGCAAATGGTTACGGCTTAACGGATTCATATCTTTATTTTTGATAATTGTTGTGATTGGCTTATGGCAATCATTTATATAG
- a CDS encoding cellulase family glycosylhydrolase, which produces MKVAITVLVSIFVVINNLSAEGFLKTDGKKIVDEQGNEIILRAMGLGGWMVQEGYMLQTSSFAGPQHKIRAHIEELIGTEKTQTFYDAWLANHTRKIDIDSLAAWGFNSVRVPLHYNLFTLPIEEEPTPGLHTWLDTGFVLTDSLLNWCAENKMYLILDLHAAPGGQGKDAAISDYDDTKPSLWESADNRAKTIALWQRLATRYANEPWIAGYDLLNETNWPMSNNDMLKQLYRNITNFIRTADKNHIIFIEGNWFANDFTGLTPPWDDNMVYSFHKYWSNNDQGSIQWMLNMREEYNIPIWCGESGENSNTWFTDAIRLFEQNNIGWAWWPLKKVESISGPLSIPKNADYQILLDYWEGRATRPSEQFSFNALMQLAEDLKLENCTFNKDVVDAMTRQITSNETKPFKENSVPGKIFATDFDMGRNEYAYLDKVVGTYQVSTGNYTAWNDGWGYRNDGVDIEPCQDSESSNGYNVGWTEDGEWLKYTIHTEMADSFKLNLRVASNSSNGQFRLSIDELAGSNISVTSTGGWQDWETIPAGNFYLTAGSHSVKLEILKGVFNINFIEFIGQNLSSSGSYPGDFKLFQNGPNPFNPSTTIRYHLKKGGDIKLNIYDSLGRLVKRIVRKNLPEGSHEEQFQSTGLAAGIYYSQLLYNGKSQHKKMILLP; this is translated from the coding sequence ATGAAAGTTGCAATAACAGTTTTAGTATCAATATTTGTGGTTATTAATAACTTATCAGCTGAAGGATTTCTTAAAACCGATGGTAAAAAAATTGTTGATGAACAAGGTAATGAAATTATTCTACGTGCTATGGGTTTGGGTGGATGGATGGTTCAGGAGGGTTATATGCTTCAGACTTCTTCTTTTGCCGGGCCGCAACATAAAATTCGTGCTCACATTGAGGAACTGATTGGAACTGAAAAAACCCAAACTTTTTATGACGCCTGGTTGGCAAATCATACGCGAAAAATTGACATTGATTCCCTGGCCGCATGGGGTTTTAATTCTGTTAGAGTACCGCTTCATTATAACCTTTTTACTTTACCGATTGAAGAGGAGCCAACACCCGGATTACATACTTGGCTAGATACAGGTTTTGTTCTAACGGACAGCCTGCTAAATTGGTGTGCTGAAAATAAAATGTATCTGATTTTGGATTTACACGCCGCGCCTGGCGGGCAAGGTAAAGATGCTGCTATTTCTGATTATGACGATACAAAACCTTCTTTGTGGGAAAGTGCCGACAACAGGGCAAAAACAATCGCCTTATGGCAAAGACTTGCTACGCGTTATGCAAACGAACCTTGGATTGCAGGATATGATTTACTGAATGAGACAAACTGGCCAATGTCTAATAATGATATGCTCAAACAGTTATACAGGAATATTACAAATTTTATTCGGACGGCAGATAAAAATCATATTATTTTTATTGAAGGAAATTGGTTTGCTAATGATTTTACTGGATTAACCCCGCCATGGGATGATAACATGGTCTACAGTTTCCATAAATATTGGAGTAATAACGACCAGGGATCAATCCAGTGGATGCTAAATATGCGCGAAGAATATAATATTCCAATTTGGTGTGGGGAGTCTGGTGAAAACTCAAATACCTGGTTTACAGATGCGATTCGCCTATTTGAACAAAATAATATTGGCTGGGCATGGTGGCCGCTAAAAAAAGTTGAATCGATTTCAGGCCCGCTTTCAATACCTAAAAATGCCGACTATCAAATCTTACTGGATTATTGGGAGGGAAGAGCAACAAGGCCATCGGAGCAATTTAGTTTTAACGCACTAATGCAGCTGGCAGAGGATTTAAAACTTGAAAATTGCACTTTTAATAAAGACGTAGTTGATGCCATGACTCGGCAGATTACAAGTAACGAGACAAAACCCTTTAAAGAAAACAGCGTACCGGGTAAAATATTTGCGACCGATTTTGATATGGGTCGTAACGAATATGCTTACCTTGATAAGGTCGTTGGAACATACCAGGTGTCGACTGGGAATTATACTGCCTGGAATGATGGTTGGGGTTACCGTAATGATGGAGTGGATATTGAACCATGTCAGGACTCGGAGAGTAGCAACGGGTATAATGTGGGCTGGACAGAAGATGGCGAATGGCTTAAATATACCATTCACACTGAGATGGCAGATTCATTTAAATTAAATTTACGTGTAGCAAGTAATTCTTCAAACGGTCAGTTCAGGCTGAGTATAGATGAGCTTGCGGGATCAAATATTTCTGTTACTTCCACGGGTGGCTGGCAGGATTGGGAAACGATTCCGGCAGGAAATTTTTACTTAACCGCAGGATCACATTCTGTCAAACTGGAAATTCTTAAAGGCGTGTTCAATATCAATTTTATTGAATTTATCGGTCAGAATTTAAGTAGCAGTGGTAGTTATCCGGGAGATTTTAAACTATTTCAAAATGGTCCGAATCCATTTAATCCAAGTACGACAATTAGATACCATTTAAAAAAGGGCGGGGATATTAAGCTAAACATATATGACTCCCTTGGCAGACTTGTAAAAAGAATTGTAAGAAAAAACCTTCCAGAAGGTTCTCATGAAGAGCAATTTCAATCTACGGGTTTGGCTGCGGGTATATATTATTCTCAGCTTTTATATAATGGGAAATCTCAGCATAAAAAAATGATTCTTTTACCATAA
- a CDS encoding glycoside hydrolase family 16 protein, translating into MKIYIFNLFRFLLLFVLLIQQVSCSENTANSDDEDEDGPGWQLVWNDEFDSTAIDLQKWNFETGPDWYNNEAQYYSGPYENTLLANDLLVIEARKENREGREYTSSRMTTQFKGGWLYGKFEVRARMPSGKGLWPAIWMMPTHSSYGDWPRSGEIDIMELVGHDTKTVHGTLHYGDLPPNNIQSGTFYSSSSGNDFYEDFHVFTLEWEENDMRWYVDGELYQTQTQWFTVNGDYPAPFNREFFLILNVAVGGNWPGYPDETTNFPQRMYIDYVRVYQWQE; encoded by the coding sequence GTGAAAATCTACATATTCAATTTATTTCGTTTTCTTCTTCTTTTTGTATTATTAATTCAACAAGTCTCTTGTTCAGAAAACACGGCAAATTCTGATGACGAGGATGAGGATGGTCCAGGGTGGCAGCTGGTTTGGAATGATGAGTTCGATTCAACGGCCATAGATTTGCAAAAATGGAATTTTGAAACAGGTCCAGATTGGTATAATAATGAAGCACAGTATTATTCGGGCCCATACGAGAATACATTATTAGCAAATGATTTGCTGGTTATAGAAGCACGTAAAGAAAACCGTGAAGGTAGGGAATATACTTCATCGCGCATGACAACCCAGTTTAAGGGAGGTTGGCTTTATGGCAAGTTTGAAGTACGTGCACGTATGCCGAGTGGGAAGGGATTATGGCCTGCAATTTGGATGATGCCAACACATTCTTCTTATGGTGATTGGCCCCGAAGTGGCGAGATTGATATAATGGAATTAGTAGGACATGACACCAAAACAGTACATGGTACTTTGCACTATGGTGATTTACCACCAAATAATATTCAATCAGGGACATTTTATTCTAGTTCATCCGGCAATGATTTTTATGAAGATTTTCATGTGTTTACACTTGAGTGGGAAGAAAACGATATGCGCTGGTACGTTGACGGTGAGTTATACCAAACGCAAACTCAATGGTTTACAGTAAATGGGGACTATCCGGCGCCATTTAACCGAGAGTTTTTCTTGATTTTAAACGTGGCTGTTGGAGGTAATTGGCCTGGATACCCTGATGAAACGACGAATTTTCCACAGCGCATGTATATAGATTATGTACGAGTTTACCAATGGCAGGAGTAG
- a CDS encoding endonuclease/exonuclease/phosphatase family protein has translation MIIKRLYIFLIFLVFLAGCQPGVDRPVKVMTFNIRYGLVDDGQNSWQYRKTFVADVIKYHQPGIVGLQEALGFQLAYLDSSLDHYTWFGAARDDGKQQGEYTAILYDSRRFKMLRNSTFWLSETPDKPSQSWDAALKRTVTWAEFEDSKTSKRFFYFNTHFDHRGDTARYESAKLLKRKITEIAKNNYIILTGDFNCDPLDEPYKHLTSKDIPDSEILFDTRLISKSGHYGPNSTFTGFDLNADPSEPIDFIFCGDKITIKKHATISDTFDGKLPSDHYPILVELTLNYN, from the coding sequence ATGATTATTAAGCGACTTTATATCTTTCTGATCTTTTTAGTTTTTTTAGCGGGGTGTCAACCTGGTGTTGATCGTCCTGTTAAAGTCATGACTTTTAATATTCGTTATGGTTTGGTTGATGACGGTCAAAATTCCTGGCAATATCGAAAGACTTTTGTAGCTGATGTGATCAAATATCATCAACCTGGAATTGTTGGATTACAGGAAGCTTTGGGTTTTCAGTTGGCCTATCTTGATAGTTCACTGGATCATTATACCTGGTTTGGTGCTGCTCGTGATGATGGTAAGCAACAAGGTGAATACACAGCTATTTTATATGATTCGAGGCGTTTTAAAATGTTAAGAAACTCAACATTCTGGTTGTCGGAAACACCTGATAAGCCTAGCCAGAGTTGGGACGCTGCTTTGAAAAGAACAGTAACCTGGGCAGAGTTTGAAGATTCAAAAACTTCGAAGAGATTTTTTTATTTTAACACACACTTTGATCATAGAGGTGATACGGCAAGGTATGAAAGTGCGAAATTATTAAAACGCAAAATTACTGAAATAGCAAAAAACAATTATATTATTTTAACCGGTGATTTTAATTGCGATCCACTGGATGAACCATACAAACACCTCACCTCAAAGGATATTCCAGATTCAGAAATTTTATTTGATACACGGCTGATTTCAAAATCAGGGCACTATGGTCCTAATAGCACGTTTACAGGTTTTGATTTGAATGCCGATCCATCGGAACCAATTGATTTTATTTTCTGTGGCGATAAAATCACAATAAAAAAACATGCTACAATTTCCGATACCTTTGATGGAAAACTTCCTTCCGATCATTATCCGATTCTTGTCGAGCTTACATTGAATTACAACTAA